The Triticum dicoccoides isolate Atlit2015 ecotype Zavitan chromosome 6A, WEW_v2.0, whole genome shotgun sequence genome has a window encoding:
- the LOC119316625 gene encoding uncharacterized protein LOC119316625 isoform X1, whose translation MLLGCGSLSSWVRRLVACVGNCFGCAKSTPITAVDEPSKGLRIQGRSIKHRSLSEDFWSTSPREMENSALQSQRSMSSISTAAQSSEQHGAGSSSNPNEFVNQGLLLWNQTRQQWVGNRRFNSQRQKTREPKIGWNATYESLLGSTKTFAQPIPLGEMVDFLVDGWEQEGLYD comes from the exons ATGCTGCTAGGCTGCGGGTCGCTCTCCTCGTGGGTGCGCCGCCTCGTCGCCTGCGTGGG AAATTGTTTTGGATGTGCGAAGTCTACTCCTATAACAGCTGTTGATGAGCCTTCTAAAGGTTTAAGGATTCAAGGGCGCTCGATAAAACATCGTAGTTTGTCTGAAGATTTTTGGAGTACAAGTCCACGTGAAATGGAGAACAGTGCCTTGCAGTCGCAGCGTAGCATGTCTTCCATCAGCACAGCAGCACAATCTAGTGAGCAGCATGGAGCTGGAAGTAGCAGCAACCCAAATGAGTTTGTAAATCAAG GCCTTCTACTCTGGAATCAGACTAGACAGCAGTGGGTTGGAAACAGAAGGTTTAATTCTCAGCGTCAAAAGACCCGGGAGCCAAAAATAGG TTGGAATGCTACATATGAGAGCCTGCTAGGAAGCACCAAGACATTTGCACAGCCGATCCCTCTTGGT GAAATGGTAGATTTCCTCGTGGACGGCTGGGAGCAGGAGGGCCTATATGATTAG
- the LOC119316626 gene encoding uncharacterized protein LOC119316626 encodes MDHLTPEGEAIYETITQASEVAHLRHQKELDALIVKIVGSAVEAAVSRSVGAVVDKAVEAAMETVVNDLQAYTNGAEAELLKQIQDLRIAKGTSFRTREMEGCERSPKGPPDAGVTGLRASTQVRGT; translated from the coding sequence ATGGATCACCTAACGCCTGAGGGCGAGGCGATTTATGAGACGATTACTCAGGCAAGCGAGGTGGCTCATCTCCGCCACCAGAAAGAGCTCGACGCGCTTATTGTGAAGATCGTGGGGAGCGCAGTGGAGGCAGCGGTGTCGCGCTCTGTTGGAGCGGTGGTCGATAAGGCCGTCGAGGCGGCGATGGAGACGGTCGTCAATGACCTCCAGGCGTACACCAATGGCGCCGAGGCGGAGCTACTCAAGCAGATCCAGGACCTGCGCATCGCCAAGGGCACCTCCTTCCGCACTAGAGAGATGGAGGGGTGCGAGCGCTCGCCGAAGGGGCCGCCAGATGCAGGCGTCACGGGGCTTCGTGCATCCACGCAAGTTCGGGGTACATGA
- the LOC119319136 gene encoding protein FAR-RED IMPAIRED RESPONSE 1-like produces MTLGVELLCAWASSGTRGEMDDGTGGVQESSDMSISSDDDTNKQRNESNVELEHDLGEAQPALLGDPKLGMAFDTENEVREYYNNYAKAKGFGVTKRSSNNDDNGQLKYLTLSCSRYGKTQSRSRNMLKPNPTTGLGCKAKINIICGPDGKFHLSTIILDHNHTLSPHKSRLFRCNQKLDFHVKRRLELNDRAGIRVNKNFNSFVVEANGHENLTFGEKNARNFLEKTRRLKLGRGDAEAVLDYFVKMQSDNPNLFSVMDLDDESRLRNVFWADARSRAVYDSFHDVVSFDTTYLTNKYDMPFACFVGVNHHGQSVLLGCALLSNEDTETFVWLFQAWLTCMSNLHPKAIVTDQAKAIQNGVERVFPESRYRWCLWHIMKKIPEKFGGYDEYDHIKAAIGKAVYDSLTITEFEVAWMHMLEKYDLGDNEWLKGLYRHRHRWVPVFVKDAFWAGMSTTQRSESMNAFFDGYVNAKTTLKHFLSQYENALRDKVEKENIADFNSFNSTIPCITHFDIEKQFQSIYTNSKFKEFQEELTHKMYCDRKLIEKKGAMETYEITEDVLIDKEKWWGKDIVYHVQFSEEEFEVKCPCRHFEFRGILCRHVLCVLTHKKIKEVPPQYILDWWRKNVKRKHNFIRCTYGGMEDTPVANRFDRLCNSFYPVAEIGAMSDDSCNSLIEDLCTLKIKYSSNSSSENNKDQVSAPKDQLQEEAPSDGKTTSKTILSPIAVRCAGRPPSLRKESKVDKLIRQANEKKKKAELREKKKAAQEEKKAAQKEAEQKVFSLYYVFIL; encoded by the exons ATGACGCTGGGGGTGGAGCTCTTGTGTGCCTGGGCGAGCTCGGGGACTAGAGGAG AAATGGATGATGGAACTGGTGGTGTTCAAGAATCAAGTGACATGTCGATTTCAAGCGATGATGACACCAATAAGCAACGGAATGAAAGCAATGTGGAACTTGAACATGACCTTGGTGAAGCTCAACCAGCCTTACTTGGAGACCCTAAATTGGGGATGGCCTTTGATACTGAGAATGAGGTGCGAGAGTACTACAACAACTACGCTAAAGCAAAGGGCTTTGGTGTGACAAAAAGAAGCTCAAACAATGATGATAATGGACAGCTGAAGTATCTTACACTTTCGTGCTCTCGGTATGGTAAGACTCAGTCCAGATCAAGAAATATGTTGAAACCAAATCCAACAACCGGGTTAGGATGTAAAGCTAAAATCAATATTATCTGTGGTCCTGATGGGAAGTTTCATCTTTCAACTATCATTTTAGATCATAATCATACATTAAGTCCACACAAGTCTCGGTTATTCAGATGCAACCAAAAGTTAGACTTCCATGTGAAGCGAAGGCTTGAGCTGAATGACCGGGCTGGAATTCGAGTAAACAAGAATTTCAATTCTTTTGTTGTGGAAGCAAATGGTCATGAGAACCTAACTTTTGGTGAGAAGAATGCTCGCAATTTTCTAGAGAAAACaagaaggttgaaacttggcagagGTGATGCTGAAGCGGTTCTTGATTATTTTGTCAAGATGCAATCCGACAACCCAAATTTGTTCAGTGTCATGGACCTTGATGATGAATCTCGACTAAGGAATGTCTTTTGGGCTGATGCAAGAAGTAGAGCAGTGTATGACTCTTTTCATGATGTCGTTAGTTTTGACACAACATATTTGACGAACAAATATGATATGCCTTTTGCTTGTTTTGTCGGAGTGAATCATCATGGACAATCAGTTTTGCTTGGATGTGCTCTATTATCAAATGAAGATACCGAAACATTTGTTTGGTTATTTCAAGCATGGCTCACATGTATGTCAAATCTCCATCCAAAAGCTATTGTAACCGATCAAGCAAAAGCAATTCAGAATGGTGTGGAAAGAGTTTTTCCAGAATCTCGATATAGATGGTGTTTGTGGCATATAATGAAGAAGATACCCGAGAAGTTTGGTGGATATGATGAGTATGATCACATTAAGGCTGCTATTGGCAAGGCAGTTTATGATTCATTAACAATTACAGAGTTTGAAGTTGCTTGGATGCATATGCTTGAGAAGTATGATCTTGGTGATAACGAATGGCTTAAAGGGCTTTACCGCCATAGGCACCGATGGGTTCCAGTATTTGTGAAAGATGCCTTTTGGGCAggtatgtctactacacaacgtaGTGAGAGTATGAATGCCTTCTTCGATGGGTATGTTAATGCAAAAACTACATTGAAGCATTTTCTTAGCCAATATGAGAATGCTCTTCGTGATAAAGTTGAGAAGGAGAATATTGCTgatttcaactctttcaattcaaccataccttgcATCACACACTTTGATATCGAGAAGCAATTTCAATCAATCTATACAAAttcaaagttcaaagaatttcaagaaGAGCTAACACACAAGATGTATTGTGATCGGAAGTTAAtagaaaaaaaaggggcaatggAAACATATGAAATAACTGAGGATGTGCTGATTGACAAAGAAAAATGGTGGGGAAAAGATATTGTGTACCATGTACAATTCAGTGAGGAAGAGTTTGAAGTTAAGTGTCCATGTCGCCACTTTGAGTTCAGGGGGATTCTCTGTAGGCATGTGTTATGTGTGCTCACTCACAAGAAAATCAAGGAGGTTCCTCCACAATACATTCTTGATTGGTGGAGAAAAAATGTGAAAAGAAAACATAACTTCATCAGATGCACATATGGCGGCATGGAAGATACTCCTGTTGCAAATCGTTTTGATAGATTGTGCAACAGTTTCTACCCAGTTGCAGAGATAGGCGCCATGTcagatgattcatgcaattcattgatTGAAGATCTCTGCACCTTGAAAATTAAGTACTCTAGCAACTCAAGTTCTGAAAATAATAAGGATCAGGTTAGTGCACCAAAAGATCAATTGCAGGAAGAGGCGCCTTCTGATGGGAAGACAACAAGTAAAACTATACTAAGTCCAATAGCTGTTAGATGTGCTGGACGTCCTCCTTCATTGAGAAAAGAATCCAAGGTTGATAAGCTTATACGTCAAGCAAATGAAAAGAAGAAGAAAGCTGAACTAAGGGAGAAGAAAAAGGCTGCACAAGAAGAGAAGAAGGCTGCACAAAAGGAAGCTGAACAAAAGGTATTCTCCCTATATTATGTTTTTATTCTGTGA
- the LOC119316625 gene encoding uncharacterized protein LOC119316625 isoform X2, with protein MENSALQSQRSMSSISTAAQSSEQHGAGSSSNPNEFVNQGLLLWNQTRQQWVGNRRFNSQRQKTREPKIGWNATYESLLGSTKTFAQPIPLGEMVDFLVDGWEQEGLYD; from the exons ATGGAGAACAGTGCCTTGCAGTCGCAGCGTAGCATGTCTTCCATCAGCACAGCAGCACAATCTAGTGAGCAGCATGGAGCTGGAAGTAGCAGCAACCCAAATGAGTTTGTAAATCAAG GCCTTCTACTCTGGAATCAGACTAGACAGCAGTGGGTTGGAAACAGAAGGTTTAATTCTCAGCGTCAAAAGACCCGGGAGCCAAAAATAGG TTGGAATGCTACATATGAGAGCCTGCTAGGAAGCACCAAGACATTTGCACAGCCGATCCCTCTTGGT GAAATGGTAGATTTCCTCGTGGACGGCTGGGAGCAGGAGGGCCTATATGATTAG